One Prolixibacteraceae bacterium DNA segment encodes these proteins:
- a CDS encoding AAA family ATPase yields MESYICQLKSFIDVESDAQNKQIEDIWALPLEERIELGHTINNVTVFTVMDGIDWARRGFAFLQLPFNESNLRPGSRIRLHKGVPEENYFSCEVVREHPGYYEIKASYGCNLSNITHCSSEWFVDPDRVDLRHLLKNTVDCITSTPLGNDIFGQLKGVIPPFIEAFDPSLKRQYREKYGFNDTQADAFVNALHCSNYYTIQGPPGTGKTWVLAYLALTLAQQGLNILVSAFTHRAINNALKKVRSLSDYSKLFKIGPIEQAEDLIAKPNSVGNYEQFILSPYNSLDRGLIVGASPMSLRSKRVGALSFDVAIIDEAGQLTQPLAIGIMLSCRKTIWIGDHKQMPPVLVASHDKKEIARSAFECLTEKHEGAMLETTYRMNEMINSIPSRYFYRGRLKSASNVSKRTLDIIVEDKRFDFLSNPKMASLFVETKHSRCKVQSKMEALVVRQLTEVLVNAGVPACEIGVVTPYRAQTRLIRHHLAKIHFDDPSFNPEDVVVDTVERMQGQEKEVVFFSLVLSNIDHISHGFDFYFNLNRWNVGMTRAKSKMIWIGNPSLFKQLEVREKENPHLKVFSDIIKELPKIPLGK; encoded by the coding sequence ATGGAGAGTTATATCTGCCAATTAAAGAGCTTTATTGATGTGGAGAGTGATGCACAAAATAAACAGATAGAAGATATTTGGGCATTGCCTTTAGAAGAGCGTATTGAATTGGGACATACAATCAATAATGTCACTGTTTTTACAGTGATGGATGGCATTGATTGGGCTCGTCGAGGTTTTGCTTTTCTACAATTGCCTTTTAATGAGTCGAATCTGCGTCCAGGTAGTCGAATAAGACTTCATAAAGGAGTCCCTGAAGAGAACTATTTTAGTTGTGAAGTGGTCAGAGAACATCCCGGGTATTATGAAATTAAAGCTTCTTATGGATGCAATCTCTCCAATATTACTCACTGTAGTTCAGAATGGTTTGTGGATCCCGATCGAGTAGATTTGAGACATTTACTAAAGAATACTGTAGATTGTATCACTTCAACTCCTTTGGGAAACGATATTTTTGGACAATTAAAAGGTGTAATCCCTCCATTTATAGAGGCTTTTGATCCTAGTTTAAAACGACAGTATCGGGAAAAGTATGGTTTTAATGATACACAAGCAGATGCTTTTGTCAATGCACTTCATTGTTCAAATTATTATACGATTCAAGGACCACCAGGCACAGGTAAAACATGGGTTTTAGCATACCTTGCTTTGACATTGGCGCAACAGGGGTTGAATATACTTGTGAGTGCTTTTACCCATCGTGCAATAAATAATGCTTTAAAAAAGGTCCGATCTTTATCTGATTACTCCAAGTTATTTAAAATAGGTCCAATAGAGCAAGCGGAAGATTTGATTGCAAAACCCAACTCCGTAGGAAATTATGAACAGTTTATTCTATCCCCTTATAATTCATTAGATCGGGGCCTAATTGTAGGAGCTTCTCCTATGAGTTTAAGAAGTAAAAGAGTTGGGGCTTTATCTTTTGATGTTGCTATCATTGATGAGGCAGGTCAATTGACCCAACCATTAGCTATTGGGATCATGTTATCCTGTCGTAAAACAATCTGGATTGGCGATCACAAGCAGATGCCTCCTGTATTGGTTGCTTCGCACGACAAGAAAGAAATTGCTCGTTCTGCTTTTGAGTGTCTGACAGAAAAACATGAAGGGGCAATGTTGGAAACGACTTATCGGATGAATGAGATGATCAATTCTATTCCAAGTCGTTATTTCTACCGAGGACGCTTGAAGAGTGCTTCCAATGTATCTAAAAGAACTTTAGATATTATTGTAGAAGACAAACGATTCGATTTTCTCTCTAACCCCAAAATGGCTTCTCTTTTTGTAGAGACTAAGCATAGTCGATGCAAAGTTCAATCTAAAATGGAAGCATTGGTGGTTCGTCAGCTCACTGAGGTATTGGTAAATGCTGGAGTTCCTGCATGTGAGATAGGGGTTGTAACTCCATACCGAGCTCAGACTCGTTTGATTAGACATCATCTTGCAAAAATTCATTTTGATGATCCAAGCTTTAATCCAGAAGATGTTGTGGTGGATACAGTAGAGAGGATGCAAGGACAAGAGAAGGAGGTTGTCTTTTTTTCTTTGGTTTTAAGTAATATTGACCATATCTCTCATGGCTTTGATTTCTATTTTAACTTAAATAGGTGGAATGTCGGGATGACCAGAGCTAAATCAAAAATGATTTGGATAGGAAATCCATCTCTTTTTAAGCAACTAGAAGTACGAGAAAAAGAGAATCCACATTTAAAAGTGTTTTCAGATATAATAAAAGAGCTTCCAAAGATTCCGTTGGGTAAGTAG
- a CDS encoding DMT family transporter, translated as MWIYYGLLAALFLGFHGICKKMSVKENKVIPVLFLTTLSGLFFILPIFILSRIAPATAQDLGIYIETIGPKDHLLICIKSLLMTCSWILGYSALKHLPISIVSPIRAAGPFFTLLGALFIYGETPSPVQWIGFCIILISMWLYSRVGKLEGIHFTKNRWIISIVLATLFGSSSGLYDKFLIQYQNYSPLTVQFWFFFYVVIMVGGVLTWLILKDQNHVKDTSWRWTIPMVGILLVLADYSYFRGLQDPAAMIMLLSAVKRCQIFIAVFIGGWIFKEKNRKKKLIPLLGVFIGVLLILFATV; from the coding sequence ATGTGGATTTATTATGGACTATTAGCGGCACTATTTCTTGGATTTCATGGCATATGCAAGAAAATGAGTGTAAAGGAAAACAAGGTTATTCCTGTTCTATTTTTAACAACCCTTTCAGGGCTATTTTTTATCTTACCAATATTTATTCTTTCTAGGATAGCACCTGCAACAGCGCAAGATTTAGGGATCTATATTGAAACAATTGGGCCAAAAGATCATCTTTTGATATGTATCAAATCTCTACTAATGACATGTTCGTGGATATTAGGTTATAGTGCCTTAAAACATCTTCCAATAAGTATTGTCTCCCCTATTCGTGCTGCTGGACCATTCTTCACTCTCCTTGGAGCATTGTTTATATACGGAGAAACACCATCCCCTGTTCAGTGGATTGGTTTCTGTATTATACTGATTTCAATGTGGCTGTATTCACGGGTAGGGAAACTTGAAGGAATACATTTTACTAAAAATCGTTGGATCATATCTATCGTACTTGCTACTCTCTTTGGATCATCAAGTGGTTTATATGACAAATTTCTTATCCAATATCAAAACTATTCTCCTCTTACAGTACAGTTTTGGTTCTTCTTTTATGTCGTAATCATGGTAGGTGGAGTGTTAACATGGCTTATTCTTAAAGACCAGAATCATGTAAAAGATACAAGTTGGAGATGGACCATACCGATGGTTGGTATTCTACTAGTTCTTGCAGACTATAGTTACTTTAGAGGTCTTCAAGACCCTGCTGCAATGATTATGTTACTCTCAGCAGTAAAGAGATGCCAAATATTCATTGCCGTTTTCATTGGTGGTTGGATCTTTAAAGAGAAGAACAGGAAGAAAAAGCTTATTCCTCTCTTGGGAGTATTTATTGGGGTTCTTTTAATCCTTTTTGCAACCGTATAA
- a CDS encoding alpha-L-fucosidase has protein sequence MKKIFIIVCFFACSFQVCNAQTTQKFSGNPSWKELKDRPYPQWFKDAKLGIFIHWGLYSVPSSASKEGYAEWYLRGVQLKSKSRMDFQKRVYGENFTYRDFKDLFKAELWDPKQWADLFKASGAKYVLLVAKHHDGYCLWDSKYAPEWNSVETGPHRDIVGELTDAVRKDGLKMGLYYSLPEWNNELHRWDTDDPRSIGPYVDKHMIPQFKELISKYKPSVLFTDGEWWNTAEEWHARQLIGWYYNTVGKDAITNNRWGSGSDIGFLTPEYSSGIVSKDRPWSECRGLGRSFGLNRNETLDAYMTPESLIHFFVKAVSNGGGITLNVGPKADGQIPLLQQERLMQLGSWINVNNEAIYRSKAWEKKTGENRPVSYSRIDSTIYFNWVRNRPVESIKEDDFTVDWDGYISPTKSGVFTFNLTADDGAKLWIKEKLLVDNTKDAKNAADGNVMTNNEATKQANTIRLEAGVRYPIKVHYFEKKRNASVSLKWRLEGEKDTALVVIPKKSLFVDKISKKHGLNAEYKSEQEYMVYTVNNESLYAISLEWPGKELRIPIEKPKRGTKVTILGVEKPLKWRYKHGAIVVDLSSFGPNDLPCQWSWTFKIENYFKK, from the coding sequence ATGAAAAAAATATTTATAATAGTTTGTTTTTTTGCATGCTCTTTTCAGGTATGCAATGCACAAACTACACAGAAGTTTTCGGGTAACCCAAGCTGGAAAGAGTTGAAAGATAGACCTTATCCTCAATGGTTTAAAGATGCGAAGTTGGGGATTTTTATACATTGGGGACTTTATTCAGTTCCTTCCTCGGCAAGCAAGGAGGGATATGCTGAGTGGTATTTGAGAGGAGTGCAACTCAAAAGTAAGTCACGTATGGATTTTCAAAAGAGGGTTTATGGAGAGAATTTTACCTATCGTGATTTCAAAGATCTTTTTAAAGCTGAATTGTGGGATCCTAAACAGTGGGCTGATTTGTTTAAGGCTTCTGGAGCTAAATATGTTTTATTAGTCGCAAAGCACCATGATGGTTACTGTTTGTGGGATAGTAAATATGCACCAGAATGGAATAGTGTTGAAACAGGACCACATCGGGATATCGTTGGAGAACTGACAGATGCTGTTCGAAAGGATGGTCTTAAGATGGGGCTTTATTATAGCCTTCCTGAATGGAATAATGAGCTGCATAGATGGGATACTGATGATCCTCGTTCTATTGGACCTTATGTGGATAAGCATATGATTCCTCAATTTAAGGAGTTGATCTCGAAATATAAACCAAGTGTACTTTTTACTGATGGAGAATGGTGGAACACGGCAGAAGAGTGGCATGCTAGACAACTTATCGGTTGGTATTATAACACTGTTGGAAAAGATGCGATTACCAATAATCGTTGGGGATCAGGTTCTGATATTGGATTTTTAACTCCTGAATATAGTTCAGGGATCGTTTCTAAAGATCGACCATGGAGTGAATGTCGTGGTTTGGGGCGTTCTTTTGGGTTGAACCGTAATGAAACGCTTGATGCTTATATGACACCTGAATCATTGATTCATTTCTTTGTGAAGGCTGTTTCTAATGGAGGGGGCATCACTCTTAATGTCGGACCTAAAGCGGACGGACAGATTCCATTGCTTCAGCAGGAGCGTTTAATGCAGTTAGGTTCGTGGATTAACGTTAATAATGAGGCGATCTATAGGTCTAAGGCATGGGAGAAAAAGACAGGTGAAAATCGTCCCGTTTCTTATAGTCGTATAGACTCTACAATCTATTTTAATTGGGTGAGGAATCGTCCTGTTGAGAGTATAAAAGAGGATGATTTTACGGTAGATTGGGATGGTTATATCTCTCCTACGAAGAGTGGTGTCTTTACTTTTAATCTTACTGCTGATGATGGCGCAAAACTTTGGATTAAAGAGAAGCTTTTAGTGGACAATACTAAGGATGCCAAAAATGCAGCGGATGGTAACGTGATGACAAACAACGAAGCAACCAAACAGGCTAATACTATTCGCTTAGAGGCTGGTGTAAGGTATCCTATTAAAGTTCATTATTTTGAAAAGAAAAGGAATGCCTCTGTTTCATTAAAGTGGAGACTTGAAGGAGAAAAAGATACCGCTCTTGTTGTAATTCCTAAAAAGTCATTATTTGTAGACAAAATATCTAAGAAGCATGGATTGAATGCGGAGTATAAATCAGAGCAGGAGTATATGGTTTATACTGTGAATAATGAATCTCTTTATGCTATCTCATTGGAGTGGCCTGGTAAGGAGTTGAGAATACCTATAGAGAAGCCTAAAAGAGGAACAAAGGTAACAATCCTAGGGGTTGAAAAACCTCTTAAGTGGAGGTATAAACATGGTGCTATAGTTGTTGACCTATCCTCGTTTGGCCCTAATGATCTTCCTTGTCAGTGGAGTTGGACTTTTAAGATTGAAAATTATTTTAAGAAATAG
- a CDS encoding transposase domain-containing protein, with the protein MADVEPHAWYTDILNRISDTKPSKYDDLLPQNWK; encoded by the coding sequence ATGGCAGACGTTGAACCTCATGCATGGTATACAGATATCTTAAATCGTATATCCGACACCAAGCCATCGAAATACGATGACTTACTTCCTCAAAACTGGAAATAA
- a CDS encoding beta-N-acetylhexosaminidase → MHYLKKTLLLLGIATTSLVGCKERVSMDLNKSSIIPIPNEIKADGFSFKITSATEIVVSDASLMNTAKVLQGLLQPATGFPFTIVEGNSASSDQIFLTLNSSLTKADGYQLKITEDHITVEGKDVGGVFYGTQTLRQLLPAAIEKNVIQTIDWRVATGTIKDAPRFEYRGAMLDVARHFFTVEEVKHFIDYLAMYKMNYFHIHLTDDQGWRLEIKSWPKLTEIGASTEVGGGEGGFYTQEQYTDIVKYAAARNITVVPEFDMPGHTNSALASYGELNPDNKPKDLYTGTNVGFSTFTVDKEITYKFIEDVVKEMVALSPGKYFHIGGDETHVTKKKDYINFINRAQEIIASHGKQVVGWADIAEAKLQPNTVAQFWKVKTHSAKLALKQGAKLLMSPAAKAYMDIQYDKDSPIGLHWAGYTEVDDAYNWDPATYLPNMDIDDIIGIEAPLWAETVKDLKDIQYLTFPRLPGYAEIGWSKRSQQDWETYKVRLADQQDRFEAMGLNYYQSPKVPWKK, encoded by the coding sequence ATGCACTATTTAAAGAAAACATTACTTCTTCTAGGCATCGCAACAACTAGTTTGGTTGGATGTAAGGAGCGAGTTTCAATGGATTTGAATAAGTCAAGCATTATTCCTATTCCTAATGAAATAAAAGCAGATGGTTTTTCATTCAAAATTACTTCTGCGACTGAAATCGTGGTTTCAGATGCTTCATTAATGAATACGGCAAAAGTTCTACAAGGTTTACTTCAGCCTGCAACTGGTTTTCCTTTTACTATAGTAGAAGGGAATAGTGCATCGTCTGATCAAATATTTTTAACACTTAATAGTTCTTTGACCAAAGCCGATGGTTACCAATTGAAGATTACTGAGGACCATATTACTGTCGAAGGAAAAGATGTTGGTGGTGTATTTTATGGTACACAAACATTGAGACAACTTCTTCCAGCTGCCATAGAAAAAAACGTAATACAAACAATTGATTGGAGAGTTGCAACTGGAACTATTAAAGATGCCCCTCGTTTCGAATATAGAGGTGCAATGTTAGATGTTGCAAGACATTTCTTTACTGTGGAAGAGGTGAAGCATTTTATTGATTACTTGGCAATGTATAAGATGAACTATTTTCATATTCACTTGACAGATGATCAAGGATGGAGACTTGAAATCAAATCGTGGCCAAAACTTACTGAGATTGGAGCAAGCACTGAAGTCGGTGGTGGAGAAGGCGGATTTTATACTCAAGAGCAATATACTGATATCGTGAAGTATGCAGCCGCACGTAATATTACCGTAGTACCTGAATTTGATATGCCTGGTCACACCAATTCTGCTTTGGCTTCTTATGGCGAATTGAATCCTGATAACAAGCCTAAGGATTTGTATACAGGAACAAATGTAGGATTTAGTACTTTTACCGTTGATAAAGAGATTACATATAAATTTATTGAAGATGTAGTGAAAGAGATGGTTGCACTGTCTCCTGGTAAATATTTCCATATCGGAGGAGATGAGACTCATGTTACTAAGAAAAAAGACTATATCAATTTTATAAATAGAGCACAAGAGATCATTGCTTCACATGGTAAACAAGTAGTTGGATGGGCTGATATTGCAGAAGCGAAACTACAGCCAAATACAGTTGCTCAGTTCTGGAAAGTAAAGACTCACAGTGCTAAATTAGCTTTGAAACAAGGTGCAAAACTTCTAATGTCTCCTGCTGCTAAGGCTTATATGGATATTCAATATGATAAAGACAGTCCAATTGGATTACACTGGGCTGGTTATACAGAAGTAGATGATGCTTATAATTGGGATCCTGCAACTTATCTGCCAAATATGGATATAGATGATATCATTGGTATTGAAGCTCCACTTTGGGCTGAGACTGTAAAAGATCTAAAAGATATTCAATATTTGACTTTCCCAAGACTTCCAGGTTATGCTGAAATAGGTTGGTCGAAGAGATCACAGCAAGATTGGGAAACGTATAAAGTAAGATTGGCTGATCAGCAAGATCGTTTCGAGGCAATGGGATTAAACTACTATCAATCTCCAAAAGTACCTTGGAAAAAGTAA
- a CDS encoding GMP reductase, translating into MRIENDLKLGFKDVMFRPKRSTLKSRSQVSLERTFKSKHAGVEITGVPVMAANMDTVGTFEMALALFEHQLFVAVHKHYTLEEWNSFMTNAPKGIEDHIAVSTGTGVQDAQKVKDIITANPQLKFICIDVANGYSEHFVAFVKKMREQHPDKVIIAGNVVTGEMVEELILAGADMIKVGIGPGSVCTTRVKTGVGYPQLSAIIECADAAHGLGGLIIADGGCAIPGDVAKAFGAGADFVMLGGMLAGHDESAGEMVERDGKKYKKFYGMSSATAMGKHAGGVANYRASEGKTVEVPYRGEIKYTILDILGGIRSTCTYVGAAKLKELSKRTTFIRVSEQENRIYTK; encoded by the coding sequence ATGAGAATCGAGAACGACCTTAAGTTAGGTTTCAAAGATGTAATGTTTAGACCCAAACGATCAACTCTAAAGAGTAGATCTCAAGTGTCTCTCGAGCGTACGTTTAAATCGAAACATGCTGGTGTTGAAATTACAGGAGTCCCTGTAATGGCAGCCAACATGGATACGGTTGGAACTTTTGAAATGGCTCTAGCCCTATTTGAGCACCAATTATTTGTTGCGGTACATAAACACTATACACTTGAAGAGTGGAATAGTTTTATGACGAATGCTCCAAAAGGGATAGAAGATCACATTGCAGTAAGCACTGGTACCGGTGTCCAAGATGCACAAAAAGTAAAAGACATTATTACTGCAAACCCTCAGCTTAAATTTATCTGTATTGATGTAGCCAATGGCTATTCAGAACACTTTGTTGCATTCGTAAAGAAAATGCGCGAACAACATCCTGACAAAGTAATTATTGCAGGGAACGTAGTAACGGGTGAGATGGTCGAGGAGTTAATCCTTGCTGGTGCTGACATGATCAAGGTCGGTATTGGTCCAGGATCTGTTTGTACTACTCGTGTAAAAACAGGTGTAGGATATCCTCAACTTTCTGCTATTATCGAATGTGCCGATGCTGCTCATGGTCTAGGTGGTCTAATCATTGCAGATGGTGGATGTGCAATCCCTGGAGACGTCGCTAAAGCATTTGGTGCTGGTGCAGATTTTGTAATGCTGGGTGGAATGCTAGCAGGACATGATGAAAGTGCAGGCGAAATGGTAGAAAGAGATGGTAAGAAATACAAGAAGTTCTACGGTATGAGTTCTGCTACTGCAATGGGAAAACATGCAGGAGGAGTGGCAAACTATCGCGCAAGCGAAGGAAAAACTGTCGAAGTACCTTATCGTGGTGAAATCAAATATACAATTTTAGATATCCTTGGAGGGATTAGAAGTACTTGTACATATGTTGGTGCAGCAAAATTGAAAGAGCTTTCAAAGCGTACGACATTTATTAGAGTATCTGAACAAGAAAATAGAATATACACAAAGTAA
- a CDS encoding transposase, with protein sequence MQDLYNVERTCKEKELSIEEIYHLRQELAVPILEKLGQWIKKESLTALPKSPIGKAINYTLNLWDELCQYTEDGSYIIDNNNVENKVRPVAIGRKNYLFAGSEEGAKRAAMFIPYLQCAKWQTLNLMHGIQIS encoded by the coding sequence ATCCAAGACCTATATAATGTAGAGCGAACTTGTAAAGAAAAAGAGTTGTCTATCGAAGAAATCTACCATCTTCGACAAGAACTTGCTGTACCTATTCTAGAGAAACTCGGCCAATGGATAAAAAAAGAGTCTCTTACAGCATTACCTAAAAGCCCTATTGGGAAAGCAATCAACTATACCCTAAACCTATGGGATGAACTGTGTCAATATACAGAAGATGGAAGCTACATTATCGACAATAATAATGTGGAGAATAAAGTACGTCCAGTAGCCATTGGACGTAAAAACTATCTCTTTGCTGGATCTGAAGAGGGAGCAAAAAGAGCAGCAATGTTCATACCCTATCTTCAATGTGCAAAATGGCAGACGTTGAACCTCATGCATGGTATACAGATATCTTAA
- the truA gene encoding tRNA pseudouridine(38-40) synthase TruA — protein sequence MSVKQRYFIQLSYNGAEFHGWQIQPNAVTVQEELQKSMSMISRESIEVTGAGRTDTGVHASLYVAHFDAVSLKLDDPNFVYKLNKLLCKGIAVQKIFKVGPKDHARFDATHRTYKYFITFDKDPFVSSFAFKPFKKVDIEIMNEAAVFLLKHKDFESFERTGADNKTSVCDVSAASWEVFDNFAVFTIQADRFLRNMVRAIVGTLLDVGYGKISPKKFNQIIEKRNRKYASASAPGEALFLVDVGYNSLIESQIDYKAQGFHFVPREMPKRS from the coding sequence ATCAGTGTTAAGCAGAGATATTTCATTCAGTTATCTTATAATGGAGCGGAGTTTCATGGATGGCAGATTCAACCTAATGCAGTAACAGTTCAAGAAGAGCTTCAGAAATCGATGAGTATGATTTCAAGAGAGTCAATTGAAGTTACGGGTGCTGGACGAACCGATACTGGAGTACATGCCTCTCTTTATGTCGCTCATTTTGATGCAGTGAGTTTAAAATTAGATGATCCAAATTTTGTATATAAGTTGAATAAACTTTTATGTAAAGGAATTGCAGTTCAGAAGATTTTTAAGGTCGGTCCTAAAGATCATGCTCGTTTTGATGCAACACATCGAACCTATAAATATTTTATTACTTTTGATAAAGATCCTTTTGTTTCATCTTTTGCTTTTAAGCCGTTTAAAAAGGTGGATATTGAAATAATGAATGAAGCAGCAGTATTTCTTTTAAAACACAAAGATTTTGAGAGTTTTGAAAGAACAGGTGCAGATAATAAGACTAGTGTTTGTGATGTGAGTGCTGCTTCTTGGGAGGTGTTTGATAATTTTGCTGTATTTACAATTCAAGCCGATCGTTTTCTTCGAAATATGGTTCGAGCAATTGTAGGAACTCTATTGGATGTCGGTTATGGTAAGATATCTCCAAAGAAGTTTAATCAGATCATTGAGAAACGAAATAGAAAGTATGCAAGTGCATCTGCACCGGGAGAAGCTCTTTTCTTAGTGGATGTGGGATATAACTCTCTTATAGAATCACAAATAGATTACAAGGCACAAGGATTTCATTTTGTCCCAAGAGAGATGCCTAAACGATCTTAA
- a CDS encoding M3 family metallopeptidase — protein MKKTILTLITAGTILSSCCNQGCKTDQETNPLLTKFETPYGVPPFDKIHNSDFMPAIKKAMQIQNERIQKIIDNKEAPTFENTIVALEKSGFELNQIDGIFSNLRSAVTNDSIDVIASELSPIMSRHGDQISFNEKLFQKVKVVYDQKNSLNLSEEDVRLLEKEYKGFVDGGANLSKEEKKKLSKINAELSLLSIQFGKNLLTETNAFSLIIDKEKDLSGLPESVRQGAAQTAKEMDKVGKWAFTLQKPSWIPFLTYADNRALREKLYKAMYNRGNNNNENDNKANIQKIVKLRAEKAKIMGFNNWSELCLEDRMAGKPIRVFDLLTQVWKPAIQRAKEEVTDMQKMIKKEKKNFKLESWDWWYYSEKVRKAKYDLDEEQIRPYFELNNVRNGAFMVANKLYGLKITEVKDIPVYHPEAKAYKVCEKDGSLVGILYTDFFPRASKRAGAWMTSYRKEYKNDKGERVAPIISIVCNFSKPVGNKPALLSYDEVTTLFHEFGHALHGLLSQCKYYSISGTSVERDFVELPSQVMEHWPAEAEVLAMYAKHYKTGEPMPKQLINKLVKSSTFNQGFATVEYIAASYLDMKYHTVKDANIKDVNKFETDQMRELGLIEEIIPRYRSTYFAHIFSGGYSSGYYSYLWAEVLDSDAFEAYKETGNIFDQTTALKFRQNILEQGGKRKAMDMYKGFRGKEPSIEPLLKNRGLL, from the coding sequence ATGAAAAAAACTATTCTGACATTAATTACAGCAGGAACAATCCTAAGTTCTTGTTGTAATCAAGGATGTAAAACAGACCAAGAGACCAATCCTCTCTTAACAAAATTCGAGACTCCATATGGTGTACCTCCTTTTGATAAAATTCACAATAGTGATTTTATGCCTGCTATTAAGAAAGCAATGCAGATTCAAAACGAGCGTATACAGAAAATTATCGACAACAAAGAGGCTCCTACATTCGAAAATACAATTGTTGCATTAGAGAAAAGTGGATTCGAATTAAACCAAATTGATGGAATCTTCTCGAATCTTCGCTCTGCTGTTACAAACGACTCAATCGATGTGATTGCTTCTGAATTATCACCAATTATGTCAAGACATGGTGACCAGATCTCTTTCAACGAAAAACTATTTCAAAAAGTCAAAGTAGTTTACGACCAAAAGAATTCTTTGAATCTGAGCGAAGAAGATGTAAGGCTACTTGAGAAGGAGTATAAAGGTTTTGTAGATGGTGGTGCAAATCTATCGAAGGAAGAGAAAAAGAAGCTATCTAAAATTAATGCCGAGCTTTCACTTCTTTCTATCCAGTTTGGCAAAAACCTATTGACTGAAACAAATGCTTTCTCTCTTATTATTGATAAAGAGAAAGATCTTTCGGGTCTCCCTGAATCTGTTAGACAAGGCGCTGCACAAACAGCAAAAGAGATGGACAAAGTGGGCAAGTGGGCTTTTACTCTACAGAAACCTAGTTGGATTCCTTTCCTTACATATGCTGACAACAGAGCATTAAGAGAAAAGCTATACAAAGCGATGTATAATCGTGGAAATAACAACAATGAGAACGATAACAAAGCAAATATCCAAAAGATTGTTAAGCTTCGTGCTGAGAAAGCAAAGATTATGGGATTCAACAATTGGTCTGAGCTTTGTCTAGAAGATCGTATGGCAGGAAAACCAATTCGTGTATTTGATCTTCTTACACAAGTATGGAAACCAGCTATTCAGAGAGCTAAAGAAGAAGTTACTGATATGCAGAAGATGATCAAAAAAGAGAAGAAAAATTTCAAATTAGAGAGTTGGGATTGGTGGTACTATTCAGAAAAAGTTCGTAAGGCGAAATATGACCTTGATGAAGAACAAATTCGCCCTTATTTCGAACTGAACAATGTTCGTAACGGTGCATTCATGGTAGCCAACAAACTTTATGGTCTAAAAATTACTGAAGTTAAAGATATTCCTGTTTACCACCCTGAAGCAAAAGCTTATAAAGTATGTGAAAAAGACGGTTCCTTGGTTGGTATTTTATATACAGACTTCTTCCCAAGAGCAAGCAAAAGAGCTGGAGCTTGGATGACTAGTTACAGAAAAGAATATAAAAACGACAAAGGAGAGAGAGTTGCTCCAATTATCTCTATTGTTTGCAACTTCTCTAAACCAGTAGGAAACAAACCGGCACTTCTTTCTTATGATGAGGTGACTACTCTTTTCCATGAATTTGGTCATGCTCTTCACGGGCTTCTTTCTCAATGTAAATATTACTCTATTTCGGGGACTTCTGTAGAGAGAGACTTTGTAGAACTTCCTTCACAAGTAATGGAACACTGGCCAGCAGAAGCAGAAGTATTGGCTATGTATGCAAAACATTACAAAACAGGAGAGCCAATGCCAAAACAACTAATCAACAAGCTTGTTAAAAGTAGTACTTTCAACCAAGGTTTTGCAACAGTAGAATATATTGCTGCTTCTTACCTAGACATGAAATATCACACAGTGAAGGATGCAAACATTAAAGATGTAAACAAGTTCGAAACAGACCAAATGAGAGAGCTTGGATTAATTGAAGAGATTATTCCTCGTTATAGATCTACATATTTCGCACACATCTTCTCAGGAGGATACTCTTCGGGTTACTACAGTTACCTATGGGCTGAAGTTCTAGATAGCGATGCATTCGAAGCATATAAAGAGACAGGTAATATCTTCGATCAAACAACTGCACTAAAATTCCGTCAAAACATTCTTGAGCAAGGTGGTAAACGCAAAGCGATGGATATGTATAAGGGATTTAGAGGAAAAGAGCCAAGTATTGAACCACTTCTTAAAAACCGTGGTCTTTTATAA